In a single window of the Trichoderma breve strain T069 chromosome 6, whole genome shotgun sequence genome:
- a CDS encoding aflatoxin regulatory protein domain-containing protein: MNDYASDSATWDFNSWVPASACNLTTRDVHCEIDAFSAAAYYEEWNLEDIPQLVAASSHGGSSMNTNSPKNSSSGASDASESVHSCLAQAAAILVDIRNDSCTTDLTWAAANVDVKTIVGDVIFANRRATGQVSRIMECACLAADYQISVVVSLICFHMIDRYGKAVAAARATLGGSMLGKNHVIGSVQILLDELRRIIPLIGKSTMRIGEPPGSAGAMGIPVSGFDQLQRDLEHHLFAVLGDAESFLHQASE, encoded by the coding sequence ATGAACGATTATGCATCCGACAGTGCGACGTGGGACTTCAATTCCTGGGTGCCCGCGTCAGCGTGCAACCTAACCACGCGGGACGTCCACTGCGAGATCGATGCgttctcggcggcggcataCTATGAGGAGTGGAACCTGGAGGACATACCACAGCTCGTGGCCGCGAGCAGCCACGGCGGCAGCTCCATGAACACCAACAGCCCGAAAAACAGCTCTAGCGGCGCCTCCGACGCGTCAGAGTCCGTCCACAGCTGCCTGGCCCAGGCGGccgccatcctcgtcgaTATCCGAAATGACAGCTGCACAACCGACTTGACCTGGGCTGCGGCCAACGTCGATGTGAAGACCATCGTGGGCGATGTTATCTTCGCAAACCGAAGGGCTACGGGCCAGGTGTCGAGAATCATGGAGTGTGCATGCCTAGCTGCAGATTATCAAATCTCCGTTGTGGTGTCATTGATCTGCTTCCACATGATTGACAGGTACGGCAAGGCAGTGGCTGCCGCAAGGGCGACGTTGGGGGGGAGTATGCTGGGAAAGAATCATGTCATTGGCTCTGTCCAGATTCTTCTCGACGAGCTACGCCGGATAATACCCTTGATTGGAAAATCAACGATGCGGATTGGGGAGCCTCCCGGATCAGCAGGGGCCATGGGGATTCCGGTGTCCGGTTTTGACCAGCTCCAGAGAGATCTGGAGCACCACTTGTTCGCCGTATTGGGAGACGCGGAGAGTTTCTTGCATCAAGCATCAGAGTGA